Proteins encoded together in one Xyrauchen texanus isolate HMW12.3.18 chromosome 50, RBS_HiC_50CHRs, whole genome shotgun sequence window:
- the fblim1 gene encoding filamin-binding LIM protein 1 isoform X1, producing the protein MRTELLYDSPWPAHAVMQLFGQTFHSSEERLLCFSIMAYAAPQKRMVSSVFIRLASPFRATVTPTPHVHTGPTRDLQQTAVPLHRTSSCASAASQDGQSCPLATTRPLYAQSRTPATNTQTAPTALPDSAPYRMNNTTRQTDVFSSYPPPPPAPDDLCVPPPKHDPSDPRGPPDGPAAVSNARHVVLTADHLKGCSTAPRDSDVCGFCRKPVVLSEPAIHALNRTYHAACFQCRQCHTPLAAKMYYNKCGIPVCEDCHQASLERCWACGDVIKDHVIRALERAYHPPCFVCTTCRQPIGEQRFAQGGVGEVYCLQDYYRKYAPQCSVCRERIIPRDDGTDSFTVECLGHSYHEDCYRCEVCGVLLSPEPNEHGCHPLDGQILCKACHLTLIQTAPHT; encoded by the exons ATGCGCACTGAACTGCTTTATGACAGTCCGTGGCCAGCGCATGCAGTTATGCAGTTATTTGGACAAACATTTCACTCATCTGAAGAGCGTTTACTGTGTTTCAGCATCATGGCGTATGCAGCTCCTCAGAAGCGGATGGTTTCATCTGTTTTCATTAGGCTAGCATCTCCGTTCAGAGCGACCGTTACGCCGACGCCTCATGTGCACACCGGCCCGACCCGAGACCTGCAGCAGACCGCAGTACCTCTGCACAGAACCTCCTCATGTGCGTCTGCTGCGTCACAGGACGGACAGAGCTGCCCTCTCGCCACCACGAGGCCCCTGTATGCCCAGTCACGCACCCCTGCCACAAACACCCAAACCGCACCCACTGCACTGCCCGACTCTGCCCCCTACAGGATGAACAACACAACACGCCAAACAGACG TTTTTAGCAGTtaccctccccctcctcctgccCCTGATGACCTCTGTGTCCCGCCCCCTAAACATGACCCCTCTGACCCCCGAGGACCACCAGACGGCCCTGCAGCG GTGAGTAACGCACGTCACGTGGTCCTGACAGCAGATCATCTGAAGGGGTGTTCAACAGCACCTCGTGACAGCG ATGTTTGTGGATTCTGTCGTAAGCCGGTTGTGCTGTCTGAGCCTGCGATCCATGCGCTGAACCGCACGTACCATGCCGCGTGTTTCCAGTGCAGACAGTGTCACACGCCGCTAGCCGCTAAAATGTACTACAATAAATGTGGTATCCCGGTGTGTGAGGACTGCCATCAG GCCAGTCTGGAGCGGTGCTGGGCGTGTGGTGATGTCATTAAAGATCATGTGATCCGCGCTCTGGAACGAGCCTATCACCCGCCATGCTTTGTGTGTACAACGTGCCGACAGCCAATCGGAGAGCAGAGGTTTGCTCAGGGGGGGGTCGGTGAGGTGTACTGCCTACAGGACTACTACAG GAAATACGCGCCTCAGTGTAGTGTGTGTAGAGAGCGGATTATCCCGCGAGACGATGGGACAGACAGTTTTACTGTGGAGTGTTTGGGGCACTCCTATCACGAGGACTGTTATCGCTGTGAG
- the LOC127641247 gene encoding solute carrier family 25 member 34-like has translation MPITRLINFPTDSPFTPTPSIARVSPTPRALWPPLDFTLGALACSGACMFTNPLEVVKTRLQLQGELQTPGSYQRHYRGVLQALLVVGRTDGVRGLQKGLTVALLYQGLMNGVRLGFYSYTEALGFTAAPGGSLIAGATAGALGAFIASPAYLVKTHLQAQAVATIAVGHQHNHQGVFSAFVSIYQREGVLGLWRGVNGAVPRVMVGSAAQLATFSSAKEWVTHAQWFSPHSWLAALTAAIISGVAVTITMTPFDVISTRLYNQPVDEFKRGRLYCGFVDCLMKVCGTEGIVGLYKGMTPVFVRLAPHTVLSMLLWDVMRQRALVYKH, from the exons ATGCCCATCACACGTCTCATCAACTTCCCTACAGACTCACCCTTCACCCCCACACCCTCCATCGCCCGGGTATCGCCCACGCCCCGTGCCCTGTGGCCCCCACTGGACTTCACCCTGGGCGCGCTGGCATGTAGCGGCGCGTGCATGTTCACCAACCCGCTAGAGGTGGTAAAGACCCGACTGCAGTTGCAGGGTGAGCTGCAGACGCCTGGGTCATATCAGCGGCACTACCGTGGGGTGTTGCAGGCGCTGTTGGTGGTCGGGCGGACGGACGGGGTTCGAGGGCTGCAGAAAGGCCTGACGGTGGCGCTGTTGTACCAGGGCCTGATGAACGGGGTTCGACTCGGGTTCTACTCTTACACAGAGGCGCTGGGATTTACCGCCGCACCGGGAGGAAGTCTGATCGCAGGGGCCACAGCGGGAGCGCTCGGAGCGTTCATCGCATCCCCTGCTTATCTG GTAAAGACTCATCTGCAGGCGCAGGCGGTGGCGACCATCGCTGTGGGACATCAACACAACCATCAG ggtGTGTTCAGTGCCTTTGTGTCCATCTATCAGCGAGAGGGTGTGTTGGGTCTGTGGCGGGGGGTGAACGGGGCCGTGCCCAGGGTCATGGTGGGGTCAGCCGCTCAACTCGCCACATTCAGCTCCGCAAAAGAATGGGTCACACACGCACAG TGGTTCAGTCCACACAGTTGGCTCGCCGCTCTCACAGCTGCTATTATCAGTGGTGTTGCCGTGACGATCACCATGACACCGTTTGATGTAATCAGCACACGACTTTACAACCAACCAGTGGACGAGTTCAAAagg GGTCGTCTGTATTGTGGTTTTGTGGACTGCCTGATGAAGGTTTGCGGGACAGAGGGGATTGTGGGTCTGTATAAAGGCATGACTCCAGTGTTCGTGCGTTTGGCTCCTCACACGGTTCTCAGTATGCTGCTGTGGGACGTCATGAGACAGAGAGCACTCGTGTACAAACACTAA